One window of Paenibacillus sp. FSL K6-3182 genomic DNA carries:
- a CDS encoding polyprenyl synthetase family protein yields MRRMNDKYTAQADTWYQLAEQKAAQYFETLNEQVKNKTYVTTLTEDIQLWKKNHIQHYSLLSFFSRGKKKPDSRDYHRYIWWLNYSGKLDDYLDRSVSYIYMRDLGKALDAPETQMRIQRVIADVKSHFIQPSTTNGGEQPDFMTLAGLYRWAQKEGIENGIIWVINKLKSVSSNIPKEMNSEHAVRKLIKIIIGVMLHVIEEMDDQVLPAERARRLDEAIRLGYSYGLTYPFIDDLLDSGVLKAEEKEQYSNMIRTSLLSGSVPQLGEWSGNNFKFVQYVHAELSDAFEYIKKYQRPETQQTFFEQSYVFFHSQDLDRVKDLSNVYYSNKELYLPIILKSSSSRLIVRSVISAPLDEGFDNRTFYYGIYNQLADDLADMFDDMKDGAVTPYTYYFKYHEQRSDLINPFELYWSVISYLIHNVYDSDAKTREVILDRAFNGLKRLKERIGTEKYNEIMAVFASGDPHFNRLIQHVVQKADDVDFFDKLLRDQMVTVLKSNRSEKEQFLSTVKTAREQINNLLPIHKSNEIPPMRELLIDAANYSLEGDGKRLRPILAWVMGINEYGLHASAIVPLLKSLEYMHTASLIFDDLPTQDNASTRRGRPTLHQVHNSATAELTGLFLTQKAIEEQSSLEQFDPKTVLALMQYSSQRAGDMCMGQAMDLHSKGKALTLEQLDMMCFYKTGIAFEASLVMPAILAQVKSSEIAILKKYAYHAGIAFQIKDDLLDSEGDLNLLGKPIGQDVENNNSTFVTILGLDGARKEMWEHFCLAMEALKEMPRNPAFLKQLLNYIISRDY; encoded by the coding sequence ATGCGTCGTATGAATGATAAGTATACAGCTCAAGCAGATACTTGGTACCAGCTTGCAGAGCAAAAGGCAGCCCAGTATTTTGAAACATTGAACGAACAAGTGAAGAATAAAACTTATGTAACCACACTAACCGAAGATATTCAATTGTGGAAAAAGAACCATATCCAACATTATTCATTGTTATCCTTTTTTTCGAGAGGAAAGAAAAAACCGGATTCTCGGGATTATCATAGATATATATGGTGGCTGAATTATTCAGGAAAACTTGATGATTATTTGGATCGAAGCGTTTCCTATATTTATATGAGGGATTTAGGAAAAGCTTTAGATGCTCCAGAGACACAAATGAGAATTCAACGAGTGATTGCTGACGTCAAAAGCCACTTTATTCAACCCTCAACAACAAACGGGGGAGAGCAGCCTGATTTTATGACCTTGGCGGGGCTGTATCGGTGGGCTCAGAAGGAAGGCATAGAAAACGGCATAATTTGGGTAATAAATAAACTGAAATCCGTTTCCTCTAATATCCCAAAGGAAATGAATTCCGAGCATGCGGTGCGCAAGCTGATCAAAATTATTATTGGCGTAATGCTGCATGTAATTGAAGAAATGGATGATCAAGTATTGCCTGCTGAACGTGCCCGGAGACTAGACGAAGCCATCAGACTTGGTTACTCCTATGGGCTAACCTATCCTTTTATTGACGATCTGCTTGATTCTGGTGTCCTAAAGGCAGAGGAGAAAGAACAATATTCCAATATGATCCGTACTTCGCTTCTAAGCGGATCTGTTCCACAATTAGGTGAATGGTCCGGCAATAACTTTAAATTTGTCCAATACGTACACGCGGAGCTTAGTGACGCTTTTGAGTATATTAAAAAATATCAGCGACCTGAAACACAACAAACCTTTTTCGAGCAATCCTACGTGTTTTTTCATTCTCAGGATTTGGACCGTGTCAAGGACCTATCGAATGTATATTACTCTAACAAAGAGCTTTACCTGCCTATCATTTTAAAATCCTCATCTTCAAGGCTTATCGTCCGTTCTGTCATTAGTGCTCCTTTGGACGAAGGCTTTGATAATCGAACATTTTATTATGGCATTTATAACCAGCTGGCAGATGATTTAGCAGATATGTTTGATGATATGAAAGACGGGGCGGTAACACCCTATACCTATTATTTCAAATACCATGAGCAGCGCTCAGATCTAATCAATCCCTTTGAGTTATACTGGTCCGTCATCTCTTATTTAATTCACAACGTATACGACTCCGATGCCAAAACCCGAGAAGTGATTCTTGATCGTGCCTTCAATGGTCTAAAAAGGTTGAAAGAACGTATAGGTACTGAGAAATACAACGAAATTATGGCGGTGTTTGCTTCAGGAGATCCACATTTTAATCGTCTTATCCAACATGTGGTTCAAAAAGCAGATGATGTGGATTTCTTCGATAAACTGCTCCGGGATCAGATGGTAACGGTTTTAAAAAGCAATCGCAGTGAAAAGGAACAATTCCTTTCAACTGTCAAAACTGCTCGCGAGCAAATCAACAATCTATTGCCGATTCACAAAAGTAATGAAATACCTCCAATGAGAGAGCTGCTTATTGATGCTGCAAACTACAGTCTTGAGGGAGATGGCAAACGATTACGGCCAATATTGGCTTGGGTCATGGGTATAAATGAGTATGGACTGCATGCTTCCGCGATCGTGCCGCTTCTAAAATCATTAGAGTATATGCATACCGCGTCTTTAATCTTCGATGATCTCCCAACGCAGGATAATGCCTCTACTCGCAGAGGGCGACCTACGCTGCACCAGGTGCATAATAGTGCCACCGCGGAATTAACCGGCCTATTTCTTACCCAGAAGGCGATTGAAGAGCAATCATCCCTTGAACAGTTTGACCCTAAAACCGTGCTTGCTTTAATGCAATATTCGTCCCAAAGAGCTGGAGATATGTGCATGGGGCAGGCGATGGATTTGCATTCCAAAGGAAAAGCATTAACATTGGAGCAGCTAGATATGATGTGCTTTTACAAAACCGGAATTGCATTTGAAGCTTCACTTGTAATGCCTGCTATTCTCGCTCAGGTAAAGTCGTCAGAAATTGCGATTTTGAAAAAATACGCCTATCATGCGGGCATAGCCTTTCAAATTAAAGATGATTTGCTTGATTCGGAAGGAGATTTAAATTTACTCGGTAAACCTATTGGCCAGGATGTGGAGAACAACAACTCGACTTTTGTAACCATCCTTGGTCTAGATGGAGCTAGAAAAGAGATGTGGGAACACTTCTGCCTTGCAATGGAAGCATTGAAGGAGATGCCACGTAATCCAGCTTTTCTGAAGCAACTGCTGAATTATATTATAAGCAGGGATTATTAA
- a CDS encoding GNAT family N-acetyltransferase codes for MSEVNMTNYQFISDYKDISTYKESFNELAKMVFGLDFEKWYEKEGWNENYICYSFLDKGKVIANASASKMTVICNSEEYKAIQIGTVMTHPDFRNQGLSGKLMNHIIEKYEQEYDFIYLFANDSVLDYYPRFGFRKTQESSFTLNILGLELKPEAIRSYRKLHTNNANDYRLMEQFAKERIPVSPIIGVKNNEHLLLFYFILAFNDAIYYVEEVDAIVIFKHEDKQLHLYDVISVQKVDYDVILNSLVTADTEIIHFHFIPDYDNENIHVELLAQSEDTLFVRPSFEDRAEHILFPLTSHS; via the coding sequence GTGAGCGAGGTTAATATGACTAATTACCAATTCATAAGTGACTATAAAGACATTTCAACCTACAAAGAAAGCTTTAATGAATTGGCTAAAATGGTATTTGGGCTTGATTTCGAAAAATGGTATGAAAAAGAGGGCTGGAACGAAAATTATATATGTTATTCCTTTCTCGATAAAGGTAAAGTCATTGCCAATGCCTCAGCAAGCAAAATGACGGTTATATGTAACAGTGAAGAGTATAAAGCCATTCAAATCGGTACCGTTATGACGCATCCCGACTTTCGAAATCAAGGATTATCAGGCAAACTGATGAACCATATTATCGAGAAATATGAACAAGAATATGACTTTATCTACTTGTTCGCTAATGACTCGGTTCTAGACTATTATCCTAGATTTGGGTTTAGAAAAACGCAAGAAAGTAGTTTTACTTTAAACATTTTAGGTTTAGAATTAAAACCAGAAGCAATCCGTTCCTACCGCAAGCTACATACGAATAACGCCAATGATTATCGGTTGATGGAGCAGTTTGCTAAGGAAAGAATACCTGTATCCCCTATAATAGGTGTGAAAAACAATGAACATCTATTGCTGTTTTATTTTATCTTAGCATTCAATGATGCGATTTATTATGTCGAGGAAGTTGATGCCATTGTTATTTTTAAGCATGAGGATAAACAACTTCATCTTTATGATGTCATCAGTGTTCAAAAAGTTGATTATGATGTTATTTTGAACAGCCTTGTTACTGCCGATACGGAGATTATTCATTTTCACTTTATACCCGATTACGATAATGAAAACATTCATGTCGAGTTATTAGCACAGAGTGAGGACACATTGTTTGTTCGTCCTTCATTTGAAGATAGAGCAGAACATATTTTGTTTCCATTAACTTCTCATTCATAA
- a CDS encoding RNA polymerase sigma factor, which translates to MNDSYELNESVRKAVVNYSDSLVKIAFAYLKNIADAEEVAQEVFLAYLQKSPVFDSDEHEKAWLIRTTINKCKNLLKTGWFKSRNPIPDNLSNLPKDEYMVMQAVLSLDKKYRVPIHLHYYEGYSLDEIADILHAKPATVGTWLARGRKQLKEVIGGDL; encoded by the coding sequence GTGAACGATTCATATGAGCTCAATGAATCCGTCCGCAAAGCCGTGGTCAACTATTCCGACAGCCTGGTCAAGATAGCTTTTGCTTATCTCAAAAATATTGCTGACGCGGAGGAAGTAGCGCAAGAAGTATTTCTAGCCTATCTCCAAAAATCCCCCGTCTTTGATAGTGATGAACATGAGAAAGCCTGGTTAATCCGTACAACGATCAATAAATGTAAAAACTTGCTCAAGACGGGGTGGTTTAAGAGTCGAAACCCCATACCGGACAACCTGTCTAACCTACCGAAGGATGAATACATGGTCATGCAGGCAGTATTATCATTGGATAAAAAATATCGGGTCCCGATCCATTTGCATTATTACGAAGGTTATTCCTTGGATGAAATAGCGGATATACTTCATGCCAAACCTGCGACGGTAGGTACTTGGCTCGCTCGAGGGCGTAAACAGCTTAAAGAAGTTATAGGCGGTGATTTGTGA
- a CDS encoding malate:quinone oxidoreductase encodes MSNGENKTDVILIGAGIMSATLGTLLKELVPEWKITVFEKLESAGEESSNEWNNAGTGHAALCELNYTVNKPDGSVDISKAIQINEQFQLSMQFWSYLVNSKLIRNPQDFIMPIPHMSMVQGEQNVTFLKKRFEAMSTNPLFKGMEFSDNPTKLMEWIPLIIKDRKSNEAIAATKIDSGTDVNFGALTRILFDHLKSKNVDLKYKHSVDNIKRASDSSWELKVRNGSGNVERHTAKFVFIGGGGGSLHLLQKSGIPEGKHIGGFPVSGIFMVCNNPNVVAQHHAKVYGKAKVGAPPMSVPHLDTRFIDNKKSLLFGPFAGFSPKFLKTGSMFDLVTSVKPDNLITMLSAGAKNMSLTKYLIEQVMLSKEKRMDELREFIPNAKTEDWDLVAAGQRVQVIKDTEAGGRGTLQFGTEVITAADGSIAALLGASPGASTAVHVMLEVFKKCFPQHIKEWEPKIKEMIPSYGVSLMENPELLHEIHTSTADSLGLSEKELAFS; translated from the coding sequence ATGAGCAACGGAGAAAATAAAACAGACGTCATCTTGATTGGTGCCGGAATCATGAGTGCGACTTTAGGGACACTTCTGAAAGAATTGGTACCGGAATGGAAAATTACCGTGTTTGAGAAGCTCGAAAGTGCTGGAGAAGAAAGCTCTAACGAGTGGAATAATGCAGGAACAGGGCATGCAGCACTGTGCGAGCTTAACTACACAGTAAATAAGCCAGACGGATCTGTAGATATTAGCAAAGCGATTCAAATTAATGAACAGTTCCAGCTTTCCATGCAGTTTTGGTCTTACCTTGTAAATAGTAAGCTAATTCGTAATCCGCAAGACTTTATTATGCCAATACCTCATATGAGTATGGTCCAAGGAGAACAAAATGTAACGTTTCTAAAGAAACGTTTTGAAGCCATGTCTACTAATCCATTGTTTAAAGGGATGGAATTTTCCGATAACCCTACAAAATTGATGGAATGGATCCCACTTATTATAAAAGATCGTAAATCAAATGAAGCTATAGCAGCAACCAAAATTGACTCTGGTACGGATGTCAACTTTGGTGCTTTAACGCGCATTCTGTTTGATCACTTAAAAAGTAAAAACGTTGATCTCAAATACAAACATAGCGTTGATAATATTAAACGTGCTAGCGACAGCTCGTGGGAATTGAAAGTACGTAATGGCAGCGGCAACGTCGAACGGCATACTGCAAAATTTGTCTTTATCGGAGGCGGAGGCGGAAGCCTGCATTTATTGCAAAAATCCGGTATTCCTGAAGGTAAACATATTGGCGGATTCCCAGTAAGCGGAATATTTATGGTTTGTAATAATCCGAATGTTGTGGCACAGCATCATGCAAAAGTTTACGGCAAAGCCAAAGTTGGAGCTCCTCCAATGTCGGTTCCACATTTGGATACAAGATTTATCGACAATAAAAAATCTTTGCTGTTTGGTCCATTTGCCGGATTCTCACCTAAGTTTTTGAAAACCGGTTCAATGTTTGATTTGGTCACTTCCGTAAAACCGGATAATCTCATCACAATGTTATCCGCAGGTGCAAAAAATATGTCATTGACAAAATATCTGATTGAGCAAGTTATGCTATCCAAAGAAAAGCGCATGGATGAGTTGCGCGAGTTTATCCCTAACGCCAAAACGGAAGACTGGGATTTAGTAGCAGCTGGTCAGCGTGTGCAAGTAATCAAAGATACTGAAGCTGGCGGCAGAGGAACACTTCAATTTGGTACGGAAGTTATAACGGCTGCTGATGGTTCGATTGCAGCATTACTAGGCGCTTCGCCAGGTGCTTCTACTGCTGTTCACGTTATGCTTGAAGTATTTAAAAAATGTTTCCCTCAACACATCAAAGAGTGGGAACCAAAAATTAAAGAAATGATTCCTTCTTATGGCGTTTCATTAATGGAAAATCCAGAGCTTCTGCACGAAATTCATACTTCTACAGCTGACTCACTAGGCCTGAGTGAAAAAGAGCTGGCTTTTAGTTAG